In one Haloplanus salinus genomic region, the following are encoded:
- a CDS encoding DNA mismatch repair protein, with protein sequence MRLEDYWGVGPKTSERLRDRLGEEAAVEAIESADVRALTDAGITRGRATRVLRRANDEAGMDALATRDTREVYDDLLALASEYALTRHAADRIRVLTPLSDPDAVVARLDAVDAAREAWTGLDDAGRDAVGDAFDAYDAAAGTERAAVDAVLALRDAGLDGSTFDALDDIDPDAVREAADALQYVTPDGVAAGADDRLDDLRGRLDDARDLENSAFDVLERIRETGVRDLGDFRRAFADYVDRETRLSRSAVEEVAPDEAHDAADFVSTALRALVDDLERRVADREREVEDGLRASIADARADVDRAVAAVDDVALDLSLARFAAAHDLTRPELGGDGLAVEGARNLFIDDPDPVDYAIGEHDLSPPTGDRVAVLTGANSGGKTTLLETCCSVALLAAMGLPVPADRAAVGAFDAVVFHRRHASFNAGVLESTLKSIVPPLTGDGRTLMLVDEFEAITEPGRAADLLNGLVGLTVERGALGVYVTHLADDLSPLPPTARIDGIFAEGLTPELALRVDYQPRFGTVGKSTPEFIVSRLVANAGDRQVRQGFEHLAAAVGEEAVQRTLSDAYEG encoded by the coding sequence ATGCGACTGGAGGACTACTGGGGCGTTGGGCCGAAGACGAGCGAGCGCCTCCGAGACCGGTTGGGTGAGGAAGCCGCCGTCGAAGCCATCGAATCCGCGGACGTGCGCGCGCTGACCGACGCGGGGATCACGCGTGGGCGAGCGACCCGGGTGCTCCGCCGCGCCAACGACGAGGCGGGGATGGACGCGCTGGCGACCCGCGACACGCGCGAGGTGTACGACGACCTGCTGGCGCTGGCGAGCGAGTACGCGCTCACCCGCCACGCAGCCGACCGGATTCGCGTCCTGACGCCGCTTTCCGATCCCGACGCCGTGGTGGCGCGACTCGACGCCGTCGACGCCGCGCGCGAGGCGTGGACCGGCCTCGACGACGCGGGACGGGACGCGGTCGGAGACGCCTTCGACGCCTACGACGCGGCGGCGGGCACCGAACGCGCCGCCGTCGACGCCGTCCTCGCGCTCCGGGACGCCGGGCTGGACGGGTCGACGTTCGACGCCCTCGACGACATCGACCCCGACGCGGTCCGCGAGGCAGCCGACGCCCTGCAGTACGTCACCCCCGACGGCGTGGCCGCGGGCGCCGACGACCGCCTCGACGACCTGCGCGGCCGCCTCGACGACGCCCGCGACCTGGAGAACTCCGCGTTCGACGTACTGGAGCGGATTCGGGAGACGGGCGTCCGTGATCTGGGGGATTTCCGCCGCGCCTTCGCGGACTACGTCGACCGCGAGACGCGGCTCTCGCGCTCGGCGGTCGAGGAGGTGGCGCCCGACGAGGCCCACGACGCCGCCGACTTCGTGAGTACGGCGCTCCGGGCGCTGGTCGACGACTTGGAACGCCGGGTCGCGGACCGGGAACGCGAGGTCGAGGACGGCCTCCGCGCGTCCATCGCCGACGCCCGCGCGGACGTGGACCGGGCGGTCGCCGCCGTCGACGACGTGGCCCTCGACCTGTCGCTCGCGCGCTTCGCGGCGGCTCACGACCTCACACGACCGGAACTCGGAGGCGACGGTCTCGCCGTCGAGGGGGCGCGCAACCTCTTCATCGACGACCCCGACCCCGTGGATTACGCGATCGGCGAGCACGACCTGTCGCCGCCGACGGGCGACCGCGTGGCCGTGCTGACCGGCGCGAACAGCGGGGGGAAGACGACCCTGCTGGAGACGTGCTGTTCGGTCGCGCTGCTGGCGGCGATGGGGCTGCCCGTCCCCGCCGACCGCGCCGCCGTGGGCGCTTTCGACGCCGTCGTCTTCCATCGCCGGCACGCGAGTTTCAACGCCGGCGTGCTGGAGTCGACGCTGAAGTCGATCGTTCCGCCGCTGACCGGCGATGGCCGGACGCTGATGCTCGTCGACGAGTTCGAGGCGATCACCGAACCCGGCCGCGCCGCGGACCTGTTGAACGGGCTGGTGGGTCTGACGGTCGAGCGCGGCGCCCTCGGAGTGTACGTCACCCACCTCGCGGACGACCTGAGTCCGCTCCCCCCGACCGCACGCATCGACGGCATCTTCGCGGAGGGGCTGACGCCGGAGCTGGCGCTCCGGGTGGACTACCAGCCCCGCTTCGGCACCGTCGGCAAGTCGACGCCGGAGTTCATCGTCTCCCGTCTGGTCGCCAACGCGGGCGACCGGCAGGTCCGACAGGGGTTCGAACACCTCGCCGCCGCCGTCGGCGAGGAGGCGGTCCAGCGCACGCTCTCGGACGCGTACGAGGGCTGA
- a CDS encoding CRTAC1 family protein, producing the protein MFEARSGLLAENPPFRGYGAAVTAGPDGPRVFVAGFGDANRVLGWAGGSVVDAACGVLADEGRHAIGVAAADLDADGHEEVYVHNVAAFGGTSAEADLLLDPTGDGTWRDLFADPLNRGRENYHVGRSVAAVDRLGTGRYGMFVTGYGAPARFYEVGDDGGITDLADAVGLDVVTGGRSVAAGPILSDRTDVFVGAERGPNLLLRNVGGTFVDVAREYGVADAEENARGAALVAPDGAATPDIVCGNWNGETRLFAREGDAFVDAAPPALARPARVRTVVAADFDNDGRQELFVNCLGAPNRLLEYDGEWTQTGVGDALEPEGMGTGAAVADFDGDGTLELLVVHGEAEAQPLSLFAAPNDGDWLRVRPLTPDGAPARGARVDLTTDDGRQTRLVDPGSGYLCQMEPVAHFGLGTATPHEVTVRWPDGRERTVTDPATRTTIRCPHPGGRPSRRPS; encoded by the coding sequence ATGTTCGAGGCCCGATCGGGACTCCTCGCCGAGAACCCCCCGTTTCGAGGGTACGGCGCGGCGGTCACGGCCGGTCCCGACGGGCCACGGGTGTTCGTCGCCGGCTTCGGCGACGCCAACCGCGTCCTCGGCTGGGCGGGTGGGTCCGTCGTCGATGCGGCCTGTGGCGTCCTCGCGGACGAGGGGCGCCACGCCATCGGCGTCGCCGCCGCCGACCTGGACGCCGACGGCCACGAGGAGGTGTACGTCCACAACGTCGCTGCCTTCGGCGGCACCTCCGCGGAGGCGGACCTCCTCCTCGACCCGACCGGTGACGGAACGTGGCGCGACCTGTTCGCCGATCCGCTGAACCGCGGCCGCGAGAACTACCACGTCGGCCGTTCGGTCGCCGCCGTCGACCGCCTCGGCACCGGCCGGTACGGGATGTTCGTCACCGGCTACGGCGCCCCCGCTCGCTTCTACGAGGTGGGCGACGACGGCGGCATCACCGACCTCGCGGACGCGGTCGGACTGGACGTGGTGACCGGTGGGCGGTCGGTCGCCGCCGGGCCCATCCTCTCGGACCGGACGGACGTGTTCGTCGGCGCCGAACGGGGACCGAACCTCCTACTTCGGAACGTCGGCGGGACGTTCGTCGACGTGGCCCGGGAGTACGGCGTCGCCGACGCCGAGGAGAACGCCCGTGGGGCGGCGCTCGTCGCCCCGGACGGCGCGGCGACGCCCGACATCGTCTGTGGCAACTGGAACGGCGAGACCCGGCTGTTCGCCCGCGAGGGCGACGCGTTCGTGGACGCCGCCCCGCCCGCGCTCGCCCGGCCGGCGCGCGTCCGGACCGTCGTCGCCGCCGACTTCGACAACGACGGCCGCCAGGAACTGTTCGTCAACTGCCTCGGCGCTCCCAACCGTCTACTCGAATACGACGGCGAGTGGACACAGACGGGCGTGGGCGACGCCCTCGAACCCGAGGGCATGGGCACCGGCGCCGCCGTCGCCGACTTCGACGGCGACGGGACGCTCGAACTCCTCGTCGTCCACGGCGAGGCCGAGGCCCAGCCGCTCTCCCTGTTCGCCGCCCCCAACGACGGCGACTGGCTCCGCGTCCGCCCGCTCACGCCCGACGGCGCGCCCGCCCGCGGCGCCCGGGTCGACCTGACGACCGACGACGGCCGACAGACCCGACTCGTCGACCCCGGCAGCGGCTACCTCTGTCAGATGGAACCGGTCGCTCACTTCGGCCTCGGGACGGCGACGCCGCACGAGGTCACGGTCCGCTGGCCCGACGGACGCGAGCGAACGGTGACGGACCCCGCCACCCGGACGACGATACGGTGTCCCCATCCCGGTGGACGACCGTCGCGCCGGCCGAGTTAG
- a CDS encoding DUF7576 family protein, with amino-acid sequence MIDPTSDIGEDVDESTAPTCHTCGKKIMQEPNHRVVSWVDEGNVEHLHFCDDDCHADWSGRRPR; translated from the coding sequence ATGATCGACCCCACATCCGATATTGGGGAGGACGTCGACGAGAGCACCGCACCGACGTGTCATACGTGTGGGAAGAAGATCATGCAGGAGCCGAACCATCGGGTCGTCTCGTGGGTCGACGAGGGGAACGTCGAACATCTGCACTTCTGTGACGACGACTGTCACGCGGACTGGAGCGGGCGGCGGCCGCGATAA